A single genomic interval of Camelina sativa cultivar DH55 chromosome 11, Cs, whole genome shotgun sequence harbors:
- the LOC104722432 gene encoding protein trichome birefringence-like 18, which yields MAFGSPRNSIFAAGFPRRVSTTAIAIGGLASFFVFGLLLRLSYPNGSSVGGVFYGFGTPEQVEVPLILSNHTVKGLQKSSDINAFDSNPTPDSSSGSPGDVSKNLPPPDFDSGRQVEKQPLTQEKEEKVSLDTTEKINVPSDEGEANDTKAEETPSSSSAPPHDDDSSETASSEPECDLYQGSWFYDPGGPLYTNNSCPVLTQMQNCQGNGRPDKGYENWRWKPSQCDLPRFDARKFLELMSHKTLAFIGDSVARNQMESMLCLLWQVETPVNRGSRKMQRWYFKKSSVMIARIWSSWLVHQFNEKFDYAPEGVTKLKLDLPDERIMEAIPKFDVVVLSSGHWFAKQSVYILKDEIVGGQLWWPDKSKPMKVNNVDAFGISVETILKSMATHPNYSGLTIVRTFSPDHYEGGAWNTGGSCTGKEEPIVSGKLVKNGFTEIMHEKQATGYNQAVDTVADNLKPKLKLMDITEAFGYRHDGHPGPYRNPDPNKITKRGPDGRPPPQDCLHWCMPGPVDTWNEMVLELIRRDLEGMKRKSSST from the exons ATGGCTTTTGGTTCTCCTAGGAATTCTATATTCGCCGCTGGATTCCCTCGGAGGGTGTCTACTACTGCCATTGCCATAGGCGGATTGGCttcgttttttgttttcggATTGTTGCTTCGTCTTTCGTATCCAAACGGTTCTTCAGTCGGTGGCGTGTTTTATGGATTTGGGACTCCTGAACAGGTTGAAGTTCCTTTGATTTTGAGCAACCATACTGTAAAAGGCCTTCAGAAGAGTAGCGACATCAATGCGTTTGATAGCAATCCGACTCCTGATTCTAGCTCAGGCTCACCAGGTGACGTTAGCAAAAACTTGCCACCTCCAGATTTCGATAGTGGTAGGCAGGTGGAGAAACAACCTTTGACacaagaaaaagaggaaaaggtTTCTTTGGATACAACTGAGAAGATTAATGTTCCGTCAGATGAAGGTGAAGCCAATGACACCAAGGCTGAAGAAACTCCAAGTTCATCATCAGCTCCTCCACATGATGATGACTCCTCTGAAACTGCGTCTTCAGAACCTG AGTGTGATTTGTATCAAGGTAGTTGGTTTTATGACCCTGGGGGACCTCTGTACACAAACAACTCTTGCCCTGTCCTGACGCAGATGCAGAACTGCCAGGGCAATGGAAGACCTGACAAGGGATATGAGAATTGGAGATGGAAACCGTCTCAGTGTGACCTTCCTCGGTTTGATGCCAGGAAATTTCTTGAATTAATGAGTCACAAGACACTAGCCTTTATAGGAGATTCAGTAGCTCGAAATCAGATGGAGTCCATGTTGTGCCTTCTTTGGCAG GTTGAAACACCAGTCAATCGAGGGAGCCGAAAGATGCAGAGGTGGTATTTTAAGAAATCATCAGTAATGATTGCCCGTATATGGTCATCTTGGCTGGTCCATCAGTTCAACGAAAAATTCGATTATGCTCCTGAAGGTGTCACAAAACTAAAGCTGGATCTTCCTGATGAGCGCATAATGGAAGCTATCCCGAAATTCGACGTGGTTGTCCTGTCATCAGGGCACTGGTTTGCAAAGCAGTCTGTCTACATATTGAAAGACGAGATTGTGGGAGGCCAATTATGGTGGCCagacaaatcaaaaccaatgaAAGTCAATAACGTGGATGCATTCGGAATATCAGTTGAAACAATCCTTAAGTCCATGGCTACACACCCGAACTACAGCGGTTTGACCATTGTGAGAACATTCTCACCTGATCACTACGAGGGTGGTGCTTGGAACACAGGTGGTTCATGCACCGGGAAAGAAGAACCCATCGTTTCGGGGAAACTAGTGAAAAACGGATTCACAGAGATAATGCACGAGAAGCAGGCGACGGGATATAACCAAGCCGTGGATACAGTCGCAGATAACTTGAAGCCAAAATTAAAGCTGATGGATATTACAGAGGCATTTGGATATCGCCACGATGGTCATCCTGGTCCGTACAGGAACCCTGACCCGAACAAGATCACTAAAAGGGGACCAGATGGACGGCCTCCGCCTCAGGACTGCTTGCACTGGTGCATGCCAGGTCCGGTCGATACATGGAACGAAATGGTATTGGAACTGATAAGGAGAGACTTGGAAGGCATGAAAAGGAAAAGCTCATCAACTTGA
- the LOC104722433 gene encoding phosphate transporter PHO1 homolog 4: MRFGKEFVSQMIPEWQEAYIDYAHLKTILQDIQASRKNSDSNSQNTPSFARNLTRRYNRDTSVFENHDIVVNTVIRDEEELETTTTTTYETTFLKAGEAGGDFEVTFFRTLDREFNKVNNFYRLKVETARNEALALNKQMDALIAFRHKVMDVKKPSVFDSVSVDINGLASEVGSSSKSREHRVALADLMRNDDDTSKESILERIRMNKTREITPLSAIKTILKVRKQDELKFTRENLKEVEKRLQIAFIEFYQKLRHLKNYSFLNASAVSKIMKKYDKIAKRNAAKLYMEMVDRSYLSSSDEVHQHLLKVESIFIEHFSNSNRRQGMSLLRPKINKERHLITFSTGFFFGCGVSLIVALGLIIHARNIMGTLGQRTYMETMFPLYRFFGFVVLHMIMYAANIYFWRRYRVNYSFIFGFKQGTELGYRHVLLLSFGLGTLSLCAVLVNLDMEMDAETKDYRTVTELVPLFLLVLVIAIVLCPLNILYRSSRYFFLAVLFRCIAAPFYTVNLPDFFLADQLTSQVQALRSLEFYMCYYGFGDFRHRRRNTCTSNIGFTTFYFIVAVIPYWLRLLQCIRRIIEEKDLCHGYNAIKYLLTIIAACLRTAYTLNRGTTWNITAWVFSGVATFYGTYWDIVVDWGLLQRGCKNSFLRDKLLVPHKTVYYAAMVLNVLLRLVWLQTVLNLKFSFLHRETMVALLACLEIIRRGIWSFFRLENEHLNNVGRYRAFKTVPLPFNYEEDGDHNN, translated from the exons ATGAGATTTGGAAAGGAGTTTGTGTCTCAAATGATCCCAGAATGGCAAGAAGCTTACATAGATTACGCACACCTCAAAACCATTCTTCAAGACATCCAAGCTTCCAGGAAGAATTCAGATTCCAATAGCCAGAACACTCCTTCCTTCGCACGCAACCTAACCAGACGGTACAACCGCGACACCTCGGTCTTTGAGAATCACGACATTGTCGTCAACACTGTGATACGGGACGAAGAAGAGCtcgagacgacgacgacgacgacctACGAGACTACGTTTTTGAAGGCCGGGGAAGCAGGTGGAGACTTTGAGGTTACCTTCTTTAGAACCCTAGATCGAGAATTCAACAAGGTGAATAACTTTTACAGGCTGAAAGTGGAGACAGCGAGGAATGAGGCTCTGGCTTTGAACAAACAGATGGATGCTTTGATTGCTTTCAGACACAAAGTTATGGATGTAAAGAAACCTTCTGTCTTTGATTCAGTTTCAGTAGACATCAATGGCTTAGCTTCTGAGGTTGGATCATCTTCCAAGTCTAGAGAACACA GAGTAGCGTTAGCTGATCTAATGAGGAACGATGATGACACATCGAAAGAGAGTATTCTTGAGCGCATCAGGATGAACAAGACTCGAGAAATTACTCCTCTGTCCGCAATAAAAACCATCCTCAAGGTCCGTAAGCAGGACGAGCTCAAATTCACAAGAGAGAATCTCAAGGAAGTCGAGAAGCGACTTCAGATAGCGTTCATTGAGTTCTATCAGAAGCTTCGACATCTTAAAAATTACAGCTTCTTGAACGCTTCTGCTGTTTCCAAGATCATGAAGAAGTATGATAAG ATAGCCAAACGAAATGCTGCGAAACTGTATATGGAAATGGTGGATAGGTCTTACCTCAGTAGCTCCGATGAA GTTCATCAACATTTGCTTAAAGTTGAGTCTATTTTCATTGAACACTTCTCCAATTCAAACCGGAGGCAAGGGATGAGCCTCTTaagaccaaaaataaacaaagaacgTCATCTTATAACGTTTTCCACCG GCTTCTTTTTTGGCTGTGGTGTATCTCTCATAGTAGCTCTTGGTTTGATCATCCATGCCCGTAATATCATGGGAACACTGGGACAAAGAACTTATATGGAAACAATGTTCCCTCTTTATAG GTTCTTTGGGTTTGTAGTTTTGCACATGATCATGTACGCTGCTAATATTTACTTCTGGAGGCGATACCGTGTGAATTACTCCTTCATCTTTGGATTCAAACAAGGAACTGAACTTGGTTACAGACATGTTCTACTTCTCAGCTTTGGTCTTGGTACACTTTCTTTGTGTGCTGTCTTAGTAAACCTTGACATGGAAATGGATGCTGAAACAAAAGACTACAGAACAGTCACCGAACTTGTTCCCCTCTTTCTCCTCGTC CTAGTGATCGCCATTGTTCTCTGCCCCTTAAACATTTTGTATCGGTCCAGCCGATACTTCTTCCTCGCAGTCCTGTTCCGCTGCATCGCTGCACCATTTTACACG GTGAATCTTCCGGACTTTTTCTTGGCAGATCAGCTAACAAGCCAG GTACAAGCTCTGAGGAGTCTAGAGTTCTACATGTGTTACTATGGATTTGGAGATTTCAGACACAGAAGACGAAACACGTGCACATCAAACATTGGATTCACAACATTCTACTTCATCGTTGCCGTCATACCTTACTGGTTACGACTTCTTCAGTGCATTCGAagaataatagaagaaaaagatctGTGTCATGGGTACAATGCCATCAAGTATCTCTTAACCATCATCGCAGCTTGTCTCAGAACAGCTTACACTCTAAACAGAGGAACCACATGGAACATCACAGCTTGGGTATTCTCGGGAGTTGCAACGTTTTACGGAACTTATTGGGACATTGTAGTTGACTGGGGATTGCTTCAAAGAGGATGTAAAAACAGTTTCTTGAGAGACAAGCTTCTTGTTCCTCACAAAACCGTGTACTACGCTGCAATG GTCCTGAATGTTTTGTTGAGGCTAGTGTGGCTGCAAACAGTATTGAATCTGAAATTCTCTTTCTTGCATAGAGAAACTATGGTGGCCCTTCTGGCTTGCCTTGAGATCATACGCAGAGGTATCTGGAGCTTCTTCAG gCTGGAGAATGAGCATTTGAACAACGTTGGGAGATACAGAGCGTTCAAAACTGTACCGTTACCGTTCAACTACGAGGAAGACGGAGATCATAACAATTAG
- the LOC104722431 gene encoding ATP-dependent Clp protease ATP-binding subunit CLPT1, chloroplastic has protein sequence MASYTLSFIPLTLSNPRIFVSRQNGSFSSSSSSSSSSSPIPLTSSLLGKKLLVTQPSRRSFVSKHRCLTSASTVLNVPTAQPENGSSDKIPKWSARAIKSLAMGELEARKLKYPSTGTEAILMGILVEGTSTVAKFLRGNGVTLFKVRDETISLLGKSDMYFFSPEHPPLTEPAQKAIAWAIDEKNKSAVDGELTTAYLLLGIWSQKDSAARQILEKLGFNEDKAKEVEKSMNEDVDLSFKKQGQ, from the exons ATGGCGTCGTACACGCTATCGTTTATCCCATTGACGCTCTCTAATCCTCGGATCTTTGTTTCCAGACAAAACGGATCTttctcctcttcgtcttcttcttcttcttcttcttctccgattccGCTTACTTCTTCTCTGTTAGGTAAGAAGCTTCTGGTGACACAACCGTCGCGACGCAGCTTCGTCTCCAAGCACAGGTGCTTGACCTCGGCCAGCACAGTCTTAAACGTCCCAACTGC gCAACCGGAGAATGGTTCTTCAGATAAGATCCCAAA ATGGTCAGCGAGAGCTATAAAATCACTTGCAATGGGGGAATTGGAGGCTAGGAAGCTCAAGTATCCAAGCACAGGGACTGAAGCCATTCTCATGGGTATCTTAGTCGAAG GCACTAGCACAGTTGCTAAGTTCCTCAGGGGGAATGGAGTCACACTTTTTAAGGTGCGAGATGAGACGATAAGCCTGCTAGGTAAATCAGACATGTACTTTTTCAGCCCAGAGCATCCTCCTCTAACTGAGCCAGCTCAAAAGGCCATTGCCTGGGCCATTGATGAGAAGAATAAATCTG CTGTGGATGGTGAACTAACCACGGCATACTTGCTTCTGGGGATTTGGTCTCAAAAGGATTCAGCAGCCCGCCAGATTTTGGAGAAGCTCGGGTTCAACGAAGATAAAGCCAAAGAAGTTGAGAAATCG ATGAATGAAGATGTCGATTTGAGCTTCAAGAAACAAGGTCAATAG